A window from Schistosoma haematobium chromosome 1, whole genome shotgun sequence encodes these proteins:
- a CDS encoding hypothetical protein (EggNog:ENOG410V5G0~COG:I), producing MQDLLYNFKSPSIMDCKIGQRTFSESEVIGDSSENIRKDLYLKMMSTSPNAPTEREHREKGVSKVRYLQWRDTISSTAEYGFRIEAIKTFGESTRKDFQHTHTWNEIINHFKLFIQHRKIIAVSLDAFVSFF from the exons ATGCAGGATTTACTGTACAATTTTAAATCACCATCAATAATGGACTGCAAGATTGGACAACGTACTTTTTCAGAAAGTGAGGTCATTGGAGACTCTTCAGAAAATATTCGAAAA gATCTCTACTTGAAAATGATGTCTACTTCGCCTAATGCACCGACTGAAAGAGAACATCGCGAAAAAGGTGTTTCGAAAGTACGCTATTTGCAGTGGCGTGATACAATTAGCTCAACGGCTGAGTATGGTTTTCGCATTGAAGCAATCAAG ACTTTTGGTGAATCCACTCGAAAAGATTTTCAACACACTCATACAtggaatgaaataataaatcacTTTAAATTATTCATACAACACCGTAAAATAATTGCTGTAAGTTTAGATgcttttgtttcatttttttaa